DNA from Microvirga ossetica:
GAGCGTGCCGCAGCCTATACCGCCGACATTACCTACGGCACCAACAACGAATACGGCTTCGACTATCTCCGCGACAACATGAAGTACGAGATGGCGCAGATGGTCCAAAGGGGCCACAACTTCGCCATCGTGGACGAGGTGGACTCGATCCTGGTCGACGAGGCCCGCACGCCGCTCATCATCTCCGGTCCCCTCGACGACCGCTCCGACCTCTACAACGCCATCGACAAGGTCATCCCGCGCCTCGACAAGAGCGACTACGAGCTCGACGAGAAGCAGCGCTCCGTGGCCCTGACCGAGGACGGCACCGAGAAGATCGAGCAGCTCCTGCGCGCCGAGGGCCTCCTGAAGGAGGGCGACCTCTATGACGCCCAGAACGCCACCCTCGTCCACCACATGAACCAGGCGCTCAGGGCCCACACCCTGTTCCAGCGCGACAAGGACTACATCGTCCGCAACGGCGAGGTGGTGATCATCGACGAGTTCACCGGCCGCATGATGCAGGGCCGCCGCTACTCGGAAGGCCTGCACCAGGCGCTCGAGGCCAAGGAGCACGTCCAGGTCCAGCCCGAGAACCAGACGCTCGCCTCGATCACCTTCCAGAACTACTTCCGCCTCTATGGCAAGCTCAGCGGCATGACCGGCACGGCGGCGACGGAAGCCGACGAGTTCCTGGATATCTACAACCTCGACGTGGTCGAGGTCCCGACCAACCGTCCCGTTGCCCGCGTCGACGAAGACGACGAGGTCTACCGGACCATGGACGAGCGCTACCAGGCGGTCATCCGGGACATCGAGGCCTCCTCCGCCAAGGGGCAGCCGATCCTGGTCGGCACCACCTCCATCGAGAAGTCCGAGCATCTGGCCGAGATGCTGATCAAGGACGGTTATACCCTGATCGACTTCGAGAATCCGCTGGCCCTCGAGCCCCTCTACCGCGATGCCCGGGCCGGGCGCGGCACCAAGCACTTCGCCGTGCTGAATGCCCGCTTCCACGAGCAGGAGGCTTTCATCGTCGCCCAGGCCGGCGTGCCGGGCGCGATCACCATCGCCACCAACATGGCCGGTCGCGGCACCGACATCCAGCTCGGCGGTAACGCCAAGATGCGCATCGAGCGCGAGCTCGCCGGCCTGGAGGGCGAGGAGCGCGCGGCCAAGGAGAAGGTGATCCTGGACGAGGTCGCTTCCTTCAAGGAGAAGGCGCTCGCCGCCGGCGGCCTTTACGTGCTCGGCACCGAGCGCCATGAATCACGCCGCATCGACAACCAGCTGCGCGGCCGTTCGGGCCGCCAGGGCGATCCGGGCCGCTCCAAGTTCTACCTGTCGCTCCAGGACGACCTGATGCGCATCTTCGGCTCCGACCGCATGGACGGCATGCTGCAGAAGCTCGGCCTGAAGGAAGGCGAGGCCATCATCCATCCGTGGATCAACAAGGCCATCGAGCGGGCGCAGGCGAAGGTCGAGGCACGCAACTTCGACATACGCAAGAACATCCTGAAATACGACAACGTCATGAACGACCAGCGCAAGGTCGTGTTCGAGCAGCGCAAGGAGTTCATGGCGGAAGAGAGCGTGCGCGACACCATCGACGACATGCGTCACGGCGTGATCGACGACGTCGTCTCCCGCGCCATCCCCGAGAACGCCTATGCCGAGCAATGGGACGTCGGCGGCCTGAAGGAGAACGTCGTCAACTTCCTCAACCTCGACCTTCCGATCGAGGAATGGGCGAAGGAGGAGGGCATTGCCGACGACGAGATCCGCGAGCGCATCACCAAGGCGGCCGACGAAGCTTATGCCCAGCGCGTCGAGGCGAACTCGGCCGAGGTCATGAACTACGTCGAGAAGCAGGTTCTGCTGCAGAGCCTGGATCACCTCTGGCGCGAGCACATCGTGACCCTCGACCACTTGCGTCAGGTCATCGGCTGGCGCGGGCTCGCCCAGCGCGATCCGCTGAACGAGTACAAGTCCGAGGCCTTCGAGCTCTTCAACACGATGATCGGCCATCTGCGCGAGCAGGTGACCGGCCAGCTCATGTGCATCCAGGTGGTGTTCCAGCAGCCCGAGCCGCAGCAGCTGCCGCCCATGTTCGCTCAGCACCTCGATCCCGCCACCGGCGAGAACGAGTTCGATCTGGCCCAGGGCAATGCTTTCGGGGCCGGCCAGGCGCTCGGCTTCACGGCCGTTGCAACGGATCAGGCCTCGCACCGCGACCCGAACGATCCGTCCACCTGGGGCCGCGTGAGCCGCAACGAGCCGTGCCCCTGCGGCTCCGGCAAGAAGTTCAAGCATTGCCACGGCCAGTTCGTGGCCTGACGGGCGGCAGACCGAACCGTTGAAGGAAAAGCCCGGTCCTGTACCGGGCTTTTTGCTGTGGTGACGCGATGAACCAGAGAGTTGGGCTGTGCTCCTACAATTCCTGACCCGCGCTGCGTCTTGGGATATGAGGGTCGGATCCGGGGTCGTCCCAGAGGCTCTCGCTGGTGTCGCAATCCGTTCCCGGTCGTATGCCCGCGGTTTGCGTCGGCAAGCCCGACACGATCCTGCCCGCGATCTCGCGAACGATCTTGATGCGGGTCTCGGTGAGGAACTGCTTGCGCTCCCGCACCGGGATCACGAAGGCGTTGGAGCCTCCGATCACGCAGTCGCGGTAATAGGCATCGAGCGTCGCATTCTCGCGCCGGTCGGGATCCCGGAGCATGATCGGAAGGCCGTTGATGGTGACCCCGCGCGCGACGGCCCTGTCGCGGGCTTCCGTGACCAGGGAACCCTGGTTGTTCGCGCCGTCTCCGGAAATGTCGATCACGCGCCGCGAGGCGAGAAAGCCGTTGGAGGCGAGCAGGTCCATGCTGAAATCGAGAGCCTCTGAGATGGACGTGCCGGACTTGCGGTAGATCGGCGCCTGGGCGAGGCGGTCGGCGAAGGAAATGATGTCCTTCGGGCTCTCCAGGACGGTCCAGGGCACGACCACATTCTGGAAGCGTGGATGTGCACCCGCCCATTCCATATAAGTGACGGCGATGCGGCCGGTCATGCCTTCCCGAATGGCGCCATAGACCATCGGCGAGCGGAAGGCTTCCACGTAGCCCTGCCGCTGGAGGTCCTGCTCGTCCGGGTCCATAGAGGTCGAGACGTCGACCGCGATGACGAGGGCAAGGTCCACGTCGACGGGCGCACGATACCAGGCGGAGACGAACGGCAGCAGCGCCACCCCTGTCAGGCAAAGCAGCCAGGAAGCCTTGGGATACCGCATTGCGATTCCCTCCCCGATAGGCCTGTCACCCCCTCGCGCCCTTGATGGTCTCAGCTGTCTTTCCGCCGATACGCGTCGTGGCAGCCGCCGCAGCCCTGGCCGACCCGCTGGATCGCAGCCTGAAGGCTCGCCTGATCCGTGATCCCGGCCTGCACCGCCTTCGCATCCTGTTCGAGCTTCATCGCCCGCGCGTCGAAATCGGCCTTGCGCTCCCAGATGGCGGGAAGAGCGGCCGTCTTGCCCTGGGTCGAGCCGGCGGGGAACAGCGCGGGGATTTGCCGGGCGTTCTGCTCGAGCCGCTGGAAAGCGGCCTGGGCGGTCGCGGCGTTGAACGGAACCTGCCCGCGGGACATGCCGGTCAAGGTTCTCATCTGCTCCTGATTGTTCTTCATCAGATCCTGGCGCTGGACGATCGGATCGCCCGGCTGGGCGAGAACGCCGACCCCGCCGGCGATCAGCATCCCCAGTGCGGCAATGACGGTCCTTCTCATGATGACCATCCTCTCTCCCCCCGAAGGCGCAGGATGGCCTCTTCCTTCTGGCATAACCATGGAAAATGAGGGTTAGAGCGGCGTATTCTGTCGAGCTGTCGTGCCCAAGGCCCTCAGGGCGTTGCCTTCGCCATCGTAGTCGCCTCACTGCGGATCAAGGAATCCCGCCGGGCGAGGTCCGGGAACCAGAAGCGCCAGCATATGGCGAGCATGAATGTGCCGACGCCGCCGATCACGACGGCGGCGGGGGGACCGACCAGCCATGCGAGGGTTCCCGATTCGAATTCGCCAAGTTCGTTGGAGGCTCCGATGAACACCGTGTTCACCGCGGCCACACGTCCGCGCAGATCGTCGGGCGTCTCCGCCTGAACCAGCGTCTGGCGCACCACCACGCTCACCATATCCGCGGCGCCCAGGATCGCGAGCAGGACCAATGTCAGCCCGAAATTCGTCGACAATCCAAATCCGATCGTGGCGAGACCGAAGATCGCGACGGCCTGCAACATGCGCAAGCCGGCGCGGTGGGAGAGCAGGGACGAATGCGCCAGGACGATCGCCATGGTCAGGGCGCCGACGGCCGGCATCGACCGCAGCAGACCGAGGCCCCATGGCCCGACATGAAACACGTCGCGTGCGAAGATCGGCATGAGGGCAGTCGCTCCGCCGAGGAGGACCGCAAACAGATCGAGTGAGATCGCCCCGAGCAGGAGCGGCCTCGTCCGCAAAAAGACGAGGCCTGCGACGAGGCGCGACCAGGTTACGGGCTCCCGCTTGGCGGCCGCAGGACGCAGCCGCAGCGCCGAAATGAGCAGAGCCGACAGACCGAAGCAGATGGCCGATCCGATGAAGGGTGCCGTCGGATGAACGGCATAGAGGATGCCCCCGACCGCCGGCCCGCTGATGGTCGCGACCTGCATGACCGAGGAATTCCAGGCGATGGCGTTCGCAAGATCCCCCTCGGGCACCAGCGCCGGGACCGTTGCCTGTGCCGCGGGATTTCCGAAGGCGCGGGCTGCCCCGAAAGCGGCCACAAGGACGTAGATCGGCCAGAGCTTCGGAACGCCCGCATGGACCTGCGCGAGAAGACCGAGCGAGGTCAGCATCATGGCCGAGAAGACGATGATCAGGATCCATCGCCGGCTGTACCGATCCGCCACGAGGCCTGTCAGGAGCACGAGAGCGATGCTCGGCAGAAACGAGGCCAGCCCGATAAGGCCGAGGTTCAAGGCGCTTCCGCTGGTGTCATAGACGAGCCAGGCGACCGCAACCGTTTGGATCTGCGTTGCGAGCGCCATGGCAAAGCGTGCGGCGCAGAACAGCCGGAAATCGCGATGACGGAAGGCCGTCCAGCCCCTTGAGCCCATCTCTGTTTATCCTGACCTCACTCGAATTGCCGCCGCCTGCCTGCATTACAACATCTGGCTAAGGAATCGGTACTGCATAGAAGTGAGATGAGACGTGCAAAAATCGACGAAGTCCCCACCGGCACGGCCCGTAGCGAGCCCCGGGCATTTTGTCCTGCCGGCAACACTCGTCGCCGGGCGCGTCCCATGCCATAAGGCCGCGCAATAATTCCTCCAGGCCTTGAAAACTTCCATGATTCGCATCGAGAACGTCAGCAAGCAGAACAGCCACCGGATCCTCTTCATCGAGGCCTCCGGCACCCTCCAGAAGCAGGAAAAGATCGGCCTGGTGGGGCCTAACGGCGCAGGCAAGACCACGCTTTTCCGCATGATCAACCGGGAGGAGCTGCCGGATGAGGGCCAGGTCTCCGTCGATCGCGGCGTGACGATCGGCTATTTCAGCCAGGATGTCGGCGAGATGGCCGGCCGCAGCGCCGTGGCCGAGGTGATGGACGGGGCAGGGCCCGTGAGCGAGGTGGCGGCCGAATTGCGGGAGCTCGAAGCCGCCATGGTCGATCCGGACAAGGCCAACGAGCTGGAGGCGATCATCGAGCGCTACGGCGAGGTGCAGGCGCGCTACGAAGAGCTCGACGGCTATTCCCTCGATGGCCGGGCGCGCGAGGTGCTGGCGGGCCTCGGCTTCAGCCAGGAGATGATGGACGGCGACGTCGGCGCCCTGTCTGGCGGCTGGAAGATGCGCGTGGCGCTTGCCCGCATCCTCCTCATGCGCCCCGACGTGATGCTCCTCGACGAGCCGAGCAACCATCTCGATCTCGAAAGCCTGATCTGGCTGGAGGAGTTTCTGAAGGGCTACGACGGCGCGCTGCTCATGACCTCGCACGACCGCGCCTTCATGAACCGCATCGTCAACAAGATCATGGAAATCGACGGCGGTTCGCTCACCACCTATTCCGGCGATTACGAATTCTACGAGCAGCAGCGCGCGCTGAACGAGAAGCAGCAGCAGGCGCAGTTCGAGCGCCAGCAGGCGATGCTCGCCAAGGAGATCAAGTTCATCGAACGCTTCAAGGCTCGCGCCTCGCACGCCGCGCAGGTGCAGAGCCGGGTCAAGAAGCTGGAGAAGATCGACCGCGTCGAGCCGCCCAAGCGGCGCCAATCCGTGGCCTTCGATTTCCTGCCCGCGCCGCGCTCCGGCGACGATGTGATCAGCCTGAAGAACGTTCACAAGCGCTATGGCAGCCGCAGCATCTATGAAGGGTTCGACTTCGCGGTGCGCCGAAAGGAGCGCTGGTGCATCATGGGCGTCAACGGCGCCGGCAAGTCGACGCTCCTGAAGCTGGTCGCAGGTGCTGCCGAGCCCGATGACGGATCGGTCACCGTCGGGGCGAGCGTGAAGATGGGCTATTTCGCCCAGCATGCCATGGAGGTGCTGGAGGGCGATCGCACGGTGTTCCAGTTCCTCGAGGATTCGTTCCCCCAGGCCGGGCAGGGGGCGCTACGCACGCTCGCCGGCTGCTTCGGCTTCTCGGGCGACGATGCGGAGAAGAAGTGCCGCGTGCTCTCGGGCGGCGAGAAGGCGCGCCTCGTGATGGCGAAGATGCTCTTCGACCCGCCGAACCTGCTGGTGCTCGACGAGCCGACGAACCATCTCGACATGGCGACGAAGGAGATGCTCATCGAAGCGCTGGCGAAATACGAGGGCACCATGCTCTTCGTCTCGCACGACCGCCATTTCCTGGCCGCCCTGTCGAACCGCGTTCTCGAACTGACGCCGGACGGCATCCACCAATATGGCGGCGGCTATACGGAATACGTCGCTCGCACCGGCCAGGAGGCGCCGGGGCTGCGGCACTGATCAAGCCCTCGCAGGAATATTCTCCAGCAAAAGCCCGGCCACCGCGCCGGGCTTTTGTTTGTGCGGCGTTCGCGCGAAGCAAGCATCGGGCAAGCGTCGCCCTCTAGAGTGCGCTCACAACCTTTCTCGAAAGGAGAGGTCCGGCATTTTCGGGCCTCTCTCGCACACTTCACAGGCTGAAATATTATGGCATTGAATACGTCGCTTCCCGTTCTCATCGTTGACGATTACCAGACCATGCTGCGCATCATCCGCAACCTCCTCAAGCAGATCGGCTTCACCGATGTTGACGAGGCCAAGGACGGTACCGAGGCTCTCGGCAAGCTGAAGGAGAAGCAGTACGGGCTCGTCATTTCCGACTGGAACATGGCGCCGATGACCGGCTTCGAACTGCTGCAGAAGGTGCGCGCCGATGCGGAGCTGAACGCGCTGCCCTTCATCATGATCACCGCGGAGGCCAAGACCGAGAACGTGGTCGCCGCCAAGCAGGCCGGCGTCAACAACTACATCGTCAAGCCGTTCAACGCGGAGACCCTGCGCTCGAAGATCGCCGCCGTGCTGGGTGAGTAGTCGCGATGCGTCTCCCACCTCCTGTGTCTTTCGATCCTTTAAGCCTCGATCTCCTCGCTCAGTCGCGCGAGAGCATTGCGGCCCGGCGCCATGCCGAGGTCATGCGCGGCATGGCGGCGATCCATGCGTCCCTCGAGCCGAATAGCGGGGCGTCGAAAGCTCTTCTCGACCAGATCCGGACCGATCTGCGCGAGGCCCTTCGTCTCAAGGAAGAACTCGACGCCATCACGGAGTCGATCCAGCGCACGAAACGCGAGATCGCAACCCTGCATTCCCGCACGCCGGGCGGCCAGGTCACCAGCGTCACCGACGAACTCGGTGCCGTGGTCTGCGGCACGGAGGCTGCCACCAACAGCATCCTCGCGGCAGCCGAGGAGATCGACGACATCACCGGCAAGCTCGCTTCGCGACTGTCGGGCGACGATGCCGAGATGGCCCAGCGGATTTCCGACCGGGTGATCACGATCTTCGAGGCATGCAATTTCCAGGACATTACCGGCCAGCGCATCAGCAAGGTCGTGAACGCGATGAAGTTCATCGAGGAGCGCGTGACCCAGATGGCTCAGATCTGGGGCGGTTTGGAGAGCTTCAACGACGTGGAAGCCTTCAGGACGCCCGAGCGCGAAGGGGATGAGGCTCTCCTGAACGGACCGGCGCTCGACGACGATCCGACGCGCACCTCTCAGGACGCCATCGACGCCCTGTTCGGGTGATCCGGTTCGCGCCAGCGACGAGCGGAATAAAAGCCCGGCCGTACGCCGGGCTTTTTGCTGTCTTTCATTGCCGAGTAAGGGTGAGGTCGGTGGTGGCCCGGACAGGCCCATTCGCCCCGATGCGGTCTGTGACGACGATCTGAAAACGCTTCTGATCGAGGCTGGCAACGCGCATCCGGGCCGTCGTGTCACCATAGAGGGGCCTCGGCCACTCGATCGCCAGGTCGAAATCCGTCCCTCTCTGCCGGCCGGTGAGCTTCGCCGTCCCGACCCGCGAACCCGTATAGGTGCCGGTCACCTGGCCTGAACCGGGATCCCAGGACAAACGGGCGCTGACGGTCCTTGTGAGGATCAGGTAAGCCCGGCACGTGCCCTGAAGCGACAGGCCCGTAGCGCCCTGCTGCAGGATCTCGAAGCGGCAGCCGACCTGGTGGGAGGTGGCATCCGGTCCCTCCAGGATGGTCCCCGACCCGGAGAACGAGCCGGCATAAAGGTCGAAGATTGCCGGTGCGGCGCCCGCGCCGCCGGCTGTGGCGCAGGCCAGCAGGATGGCGCCACAGGACAGATGGGGCGAAAGGCGTTGCATGGTGCCTCCTCGGGTAGCGGACAGAAAGCCCTGGACCGATGGTCCCCCTTAAATGGCGCAGTGACGGACGCGGAAAACTGGGTCAGCTTTTCACTGACGAGGGCATTCGAGCCGAGGGGCGCAGGATCCCACCTGTCAAAGAAAAAGCCCGCCGGTGAGGCGGGCTTTTCGCTTTCGAGATGGGTCGGAATGCTCAGTGGGCCGTTGCCACCTTGACGCTCGTGACCGCATCCGCTCGTTTCTGCGGCACGGACTTTGCGGCGGGAGCCATCCTGGCGGGGGCGAGCGGGGCCATCTGGACCGTCTCTGCCACGGGCTCGGCGCTTGACGAACTGAACAGCTCGGTCACGCTGCCGAACATCTTCTTGTAGAAGGGGGTCTCGGCGGTCGAAGACGCTGCGGCGGCCACCGGAGCGGTCTTCTGCGCCACGGCCATCCGGGTCTCGGGCTGACGCGGCTCAGGCTGCGAAACCGGGACTTCCCGCATGGAGGCGAAGGCGAGCGCAGTCGACGGGGCTTCCTGCTTCTCCTGGCCGTTGTCGTTGAGCGCAATCACCTGCGGCCCCGAGGAAATGCCCTCGGTGCGGCTCACGAAGCCGAGCTTGGTGTCGGACACGCCCGCGACATTGGCCAGCGCCTCGCGGAAGGATTCGTGGGTATCGCCGTCATGGTAGACGAGCTTGATCGGCTTCTCGCCCTTGGAGATCAGATCGGCCACCTCCTGCTCGTCGTGGCGCTGCTTCTGCGCCACGGCGGTGACGACGCTCTCGTCCGCATTGAAGAAGTAGCGCCGGTTGGCAACCGCCACGCGCAGCTCGTCCTTCGTGACGTCAAAGGTGTCGGAGCCTTCCTTCAGGTTCTTCCAGAAGCCGATATTCGGGTCGAGGCGATGCTTGGCCAGGTTCTCGGCCGTCATCCGGAACGGATAGGACTGGAACTGGAAGCCGCGCTGGCCGGCGCTCAGCGCCTCGCGCGCGATGGAGTAGATCTCGGCGATGTTCTGATCGGTCATGGCGAAGCAGCCGCGCGACGAGCACGCGCCGTGGACCATGATGTCGCCGCCGTTACGGCCGAAGGATCGATCGTAGGTGTTCGGATAGCCGGTATCGAACGACAGGTAATAGGCTGAACTCGGGTTCATCTGGGCCGGGGTGACCGAATAGAAGCCCTCAGGCACCTGTCGGTCGCCTTCGCGGGTCTTGGGGCCGAGCTGGCCCGACCAGCGGC
Protein-coding regions in this window:
- a CDS encoding MFS transporter, whose product is MGSRGWTAFRHRDFRLFCAARFAMALATQIQTVAVAWLVYDTSGSALNLGLIGLASFLPSIALVLLTGLVADRYSRRWILIIVFSAMMLTSLGLLAQVHAGVPKLWPIYVLVAAFGAARAFGNPAAQATVPALVPEGDLANAIAWNSSVMQVATISGPAVGGILYAVHPTAPFIGSAICFGLSALLISALRLRPAAAKREPVTWSRLVAGLVFLRTRPLLLGAISLDLFAVLLGGATALMPIFARDVFHVGPWGLGLLRSMPAVGALTMAIVLAHSSLLSHRAGLRMLQAVAIFGLATIGFGLSTNFGLTLVLLAILGAADMVSVVVRQTLVQAETPDDLRGRVAAVNTVFIGASNELGEFESGTLAWLVGPPAAVVIGGVGTFMLAICWRFWFPDLARRDSLIRSEATTMAKATP
- the secA gene encoding preprotein translocase subunit SecA, giving the protein MFGSLAKKIFGSVNDRRLKSYRPKVAAINAMEAELEALSDEQLRARTEDFKAQLAAGKTLDDILVPAFATVREAAKRTLGQRHFDVQLIGGMVLHEGSIAEMRTGEGKTLVATLPVYLNALAGKGVHVVTVNDYLARRDSEWMGQVYRFLGLSVGVIVHGLDDVERAAAYTADITYGTNNEYGFDYLRDNMKYEMAQMVQRGHNFAIVDEVDSILVDEARTPLIISGPLDDRSDLYNAIDKVIPRLDKSDYELDEKQRSVALTEDGTEKIEQLLRAEGLLKEGDLYDAQNATLVHHMNQALRAHTLFQRDKDYIVRNGEVVIIDEFTGRMMQGRRYSEGLHQALEAKEHVQVQPENQTLASITFQNYFRLYGKLSGMTGTAATEADEFLDIYNLDVVEVPTNRPVARVDEDDEVYRTMDERYQAVIRDIEASSAKGQPILVGTTSIEKSEHLAEMLIKDGYTLIDFENPLALEPLYRDARAGRGTKHFAVLNARFHEQEAFIVAQAGVPGAITIATNMAGRGTDIQLGGNAKMRIERELAGLEGEERAAKEKVILDEVASFKEKALAAGGLYVLGTERHESRRIDNQLRGRSGRQGDPGRSKFYLSLQDDLMRIFGSDRMDGMLQKLGLKEGEAIIHPWINKAIERAQAKVEARNFDIRKNILKYDNVMNDQRKVVFEQRKEFMAEESVRDTIDDMRHGVIDDVVSRAIPENAYAEQWDVGGLKENVVNFLNLDLPIEEWAKEEGIADDEIRERITKAADEAYAQRVEANSAEVMNYVEKQVLLQSLDHLWREHIVTLDHLRQVIGWRGLAQRDPLNEYKSEAFELFNTMIGHLREQVTGQLMCIQVVFQQPEPQQLPPMFAQHLDPATGENEFDLAQGNAFGAGQALGFTAVATDQASHRDPNDPSTWGRVSRNEPCPCGSGKKFKHCHGQFVA
- a CDS encoding DUF1194 domain-containing protein; amino-acid sequence: MRYPKASWLLCLTGVALLPFVSAWYRAPVDVDLALVIAVDVSTSMDPDEQDLQRQGYVEAFRSPMVYGAIREGMTGRIAVTYMEWAGAHPRFQNVVVPWTVLESPKDIISFADRLAQAPIYRKSGTSISEALDFSMDLLASNGFLASRRVIDISGDGANNQGSLVTEARDRAVARGVTINGLPIMLRDPDRRENATLDAYYRDCVIGGSNAFVIPVRERKQFLTETRIKIVREIAGRIVSGLPTQTAGIRPGTDCDTSESLWDDPGSDPHIPRRSAGQEL
- a CDS encoding ABC-F family ATP-binding cassette domain-containing protein, with translation MIRIENVSKQNSHRILFIEASGTLQKQEKIGLVGPNGAGKTTLFRMINREELPDEGQVSVDRGVTIGYFSQDVGEMAGRSAVAEVMDGAGPVSEVAAELRELEAAMVDPDKANELEAIIERYGEVQARYEELDGYSLDGRAREVLAGLGFSQEMMDGDVGALSGGWKMRVALARILLMRPDVMLLDEPSNHLDLESLIWLEEFLKGYDGALLMTSHDRAFMNRIVNKIMEIDGGSLTTYSGDYEFYEQQRALNEKQQQAQFERQQAMLAKEIKFIERFKARASHAAQVQSRVKKLEKIDRVEPPKRRQSVAFDFLPAPRSGDDVISLKNVHKRYGSRSIYEGFDFAVRRKERWCIMGVNGAGKSTLLKLVAGAAEPDDGSVTVGASVKMGYFAQHAMEVLEGDRTVFQFLEDSFPQAGQGALRTLAGCFGFSGDDAEKKCRVLSGGEKARLVMAKMLFDPPNLLVLDEPTNHLDMATKEMLIEALAKYEGTMLFVSHDRHFLAALSNRVLELTPDGIHQYGGGYTEYVARTGQEAPGLRH
- a CDS encoding L,D-transpeptidase family protein — translated: MMKRFALAASLVLALAACQDDNLSRGSTRHLAPIPPATMALMSTKGMSKDDPILVRAYKKESELEVWKRGSNGKYALLKTYPICRWSGQLGPKTREGDRQVPEGFYSVTPAQMNPSSAYYLSFDTGYPNTYDRSFGRNGGDIMVHGACSSRGCFAMTDQNIAEIYSIAREALSAGQRGFQFQSYPFRMTAENLAKHRLDPNIGFWKNLKEGSDTFDVTKDELRVAVANRRYFFNADESVVTAVAQKQRHDEQEVADLISKGEKPIKLVYHDGDTHESFREALANVAGVSDTKLGFVSRTEGISSGPQVIALNDNGQEKQEAPSTALAFASMREVPVSQPEPRQPETRMAVAQKTAPVAAAASSTAETPFYKKMFGSVTELFSSSSAEPVAETVQMAPLAPARMAPAAKSVPQKRADAVTSVKVATAH
- a CDS encoding c-type cytochrome, with product MRRTVIAALGMLIAGGVGVLAQPGDPIVQRQDLMKNNQEQMRTLTGMSRGQVPFNAATAQAAFQRLEQNARQIPALFPAGSTQGKTAALPAIWERKADFDARAMKLEQDAKAVQAGITDQASLQAAIQRVGQGCGGCHDAYRRKDS
- a CDS encoding protein phosphatase CheZ translates to MRLPPPVSFDPLSLDLLAQSRESIAARRHAEVMRGMAAIHASLEPNSGASKALLDQIRTDLREALRLKEELDAITESIQRTKREIATLHSRTPGGQVTSVTDELGAVVCGTEAATNSILAAAEEIDDITGKLASRLSGDDAEMAQRISDRVITIFEACNFQDITGQRISKVVNAMKFIEERVTQMAQIWGGLESFNDVEAFRTPEREGDEALLNGPALDDDPTRTSQDAIDALFG
- a CDS encoding response regulator, whose amino-acid sequence is MALNTSLPVLIVDDYQTMLRIIRNLLKQIGFTDVDEAKDGTEALGKLKEKQYGLVISDWNMAPMTGFELLQKVRADAELNALPFIMITAEAKTENVVAAKQAGVNNYIVKPFNAETLRSKIAAVLGE